A window from Drosophila yakuba strain Tai18E2 chromosome 3L, Prin_Dyak_Tai18E2_2.1, whole genome shotgun sequence encodes these proteins:
- the LOC6533533 gene encoding uncharacterized protein LOC6533533 isoform X3: MDECDNPVVVVSLGKLTSQQLNEGVAEPSAENSDQQQEPHCDYKEPSIDDKEALLEQDLQQSSVEEDAANDAEVEAVIMGQAESKKQGSKSGRRHHNGNGNGNGNPTEAMEQNQTVHTKGTAMSFGFRKKLNGTPKKFKKLLEGGDKSATRTADTKDDNGNAAVPVHFEKVGAAAVQKAGTLATGAAGGRFGYRGAAPRPSSAGFTAPSEDSESESMANAQNNINNNNNNNNNGRGAENGPVLVSNLKRRSKSAHAGRSGDGEPKIAQPKTLTFNLNQNTTIEYQRRQFFGEIADETSGSGYGSGMGTGSKAMQPRYNYNNLASMHANVIVRPTPRPTPASYAKFTLQTVSLPRPEYPVAISLTATTPTTPSSSVQSPVPAHSTGARAKDISTSSRQHPLTSVHVQPQSRHLDQKSVKQLTNNSTRRGFSGSREISADSGIASMDMALDSSSGSSVGSKRSRSRPRNLKMVMSGRHTFEVRDADDPPSSESNSFVEPLALPKLPTDGSQSIPLPLLGLVRSNTVLSRETYERRQAETPGCQDQQDPDSEKPKTSGSDESESVDEEKLYLDSSTSEKSAKHQSQSSVASTWRHQAGESLAAHDCSSMSMSISSDTQAPENARDNDKEEDMSLGLDEISLIHTDMQFSTISSMTETPPKVGQESLLNLHLVDNREAGTSRPRSFNNALNESKFAELALASSSCLQLDDETSPTDSLVSSTEDSEEAGGKLQKHKLNEERQQKDIDDIDLDDISPVLELDLDPPGGRSPISPGTPTHASHSLSLGSDCGNLIDDEIADQPALLCNSEAHEVATDTPTLMETLTHTQTGSLRSLKSQSKARTALQQAIELSLRTPAAVRKAVMDRAESLDTLSPCESICSDDLMMDFDMNSSVDSIDHMASSTGRSRSGSDLHKIGGGQDVDPMQAETEAELLSELERRGSDVMKELNTLLRGRRQRGGPRERISAQLPARATRLLNRSRLQDQQLAGNDSDNSLRSSHSGGASAAAAAARKRSTANSRTSSGSTASLPRQRHLQQQHLGLGGGAGGGGGAGGATASGTSTQRCGGELHSSSDDLMLYDKSFRNAMIQDVLQFKKQLLRLRRILQETETLNPFENDNVQLFAACGLDSKQLNDIDLASLTSSTTEDPLQELSDLRRQVVYLQGQVDDRDRTIRLQRDLIEQLEAEKRQKSAANGTASGGDQGKELISMATQTERTRPLAIGAEGLSRSKPEYTSYTTHFPMLHLHDSTLAATTIIRHHQSNHNQHEQQQKQQQPDKSCPAISQTRRHTIISTTLTNYNQQLAAAFPDAPRRSSIGWDTIPTMPTPTVTPTSHGNASKPVRITLIGEALPLLKKSSTGSLCSSSTSSSSSTSSLAQNANVVKMRYPNGCQSVKSGSSAHYQPLYNSNKMTSPTVTIV; the protein is encoded by the exons ATGGATGAATGCGACAATCCCGTCGTCGTCGTATCACTAGGAAAACTCACATCACAGCAGCTCAACGAGGGAGTCGCCGAGCCGAGCGCGGAAAATTCGGATCAGCAGCAGGAGCCACATTGTGACTACAAAGAGCCGAGCATCGATGATAAGGAAGCGCTCCTAGAGCAGGACCTTCAGCAATCATCAGTCGAGGAGGACGCAGCCAACGACGCGGAAGTCGAGGCAGTTATCATG GGACAGGCGGAGAGCAAGAAGCAGGGCAGCAAGTCGGGTCGCCGCCACCACAATGGCAACGGAAATGGTAATGGCAATCCCACGGAGGCGATGGAACAGAATCAGACGGTGCACACCAAAGGCACCGCCATGTCCTTTGGTTTCCGCAAGAAGCTCAATGGGACGCCCAAGAAGTTCAAGAAACTCCTGGAAGGCGGCGACAAAAGCGCAACTCGCACCGCCGACACAAAGGATGACAACGGAAATGCAG CTGTGCCCGTTCACTTTGAGAAAGTAGGCGCCGCCGCTGTCCAGAAAGCTGGCACTTTGGCGACAGGTGCGGCCGGCGGACGTTTCGGTTATCGTGGGGCGGCGCCACGCCCCTCTTCTGCGGGCTTCACTGCGCCCAGTGAGGAttccgaatcggaatcgatGGCCAATGCACagaacaacatcaacaacaacaacaataataataataatggacGTGGAGCGGAAAATGGTCCGGTGCTGGTGAGCAATT TGAAACGCCGCTCCAAGAGCGCACATGCCGGACGATCCGGCGATGGGGAGCCCAAAATAGCCCAGCCCAAGACGCTGACGTTCAACCTGAATCAGAACACCACCATCGAGTACCAGCGGCGTCAGTTCTTTGGCGAGATCGCGGATGAAACGTCGGGTTCCGGATACGGATCGGGTATGGGAACGGGATCGAAAGCCATGCAGCCGAGATATAACTACAACAACCTGGCCAGCATGCATGCCAATGTCAT AGTTCGCCCCACACCGCGACCCACTCCAGCCAGCTACGCCAAGTTCACCCTGCAGACAGTGAGCCTGCCCAGGCCGGAGTACCCGGTGGCCATCAGCTTGACAGCCACCACACCAACCACGCCCAGCAGCAGTGTGCAGTCACCCGTGCCCGCCCATTCGACAGGTGCCAGGGCCAAGGACATATCCACCAGTTCCAGGCAACATCCCCTGACCTCGGTGCATGTCCAACCGCAGTCGCGTCATCTTGACCAGAAGAGCGTGAAGCAGCTGACGAATAACTCAACGCGACGCGGATTCTCCGGCAGCAGGGAGATTAGCGCAGACTCGGGAATAGCCAGCATGGACATGGCATTGGACAGCAGTTCGGGCAGCTCGGTGGGTTCCAAGAGAAGTCGAAGCAGGCCCAGGAACCTCAAGATGGTGATGAGTGGACGGCACACGTTCGAGGTGCGCGATGCCGATGATCCGCCTTCCAGTGAGTCTAACTCCTTTGTGGAACCGCTGGCACTACCCAAGTTACCCACTGATGGCAGTCAGAGTATTCCATTGCCATTACTGGGCTTGGTGCGATCCAATACGGTGTTGAGTCGGGAGACTTACGAGCGACGTCAGGCGGAGACTCCGGGTTGCCAGGATCAGCAGGATCCGGATTCGGAAAAACCCAAGACAAGCGGCTCCGATGAGAGCGAGAGTGTGGATGAAGAGAAGCTCTACTTGGATTCGTCCACCTCCGAAAAGAGTGCCAAACATCAGAGCCAATCCTCAGTGGCCTCCACTTGGCGTCACCAGGCGGGTGAATCTCTGGCCGCCCACGATTGCAGCAGCATGAGCATGAGCATCAGTAGTGACACCCAGGCTCCGGAAAATGCGCGTGATAATGACAAGGAGGAGGACATGTCCTTGGGTCTGGATGAGATCAGTCTGATCCACACTGACATGCAGTTCAGCACAATCT CTTCAATGACGGAAACTCCGCCCAAAGTGGGCCAGGAGTCCCTGCTCAATCTCCACTTGGTGGACAATCGGGAGGCAGGCACCTCGCGTCCCCGCTCCTTCAACAATGCTCTCAACGAATCCAAGTTTGCCGAACTGGCTTTGGCCAGTAGCAGTTGCCTCCAGTTGGATGATGAGACTTCGCCCACGGATAGTTTGGTCAGCAGCACCGAGGATTCCGAGGAGGCGGGTGGCAAGTTGCAGAAGCACAAGCTCAATGAGGAGCGTCAGCAGAAGGACATCGATGACATCGACTTGGATGATATTTCGCCGGTTCTCGAACTGGATCTGGATCCGCCAGGTGGGCGAAGTCCCATTTCACCCGGCACACCCACTCATGCATCCCACTCCCTTTCTCTGGGTTCGGATTGCGGAAATCTCATAGACGATGAGATCGCTGATCAGCCGGCGCTGCTGTGCAACAGCGAAGCCCACGAGGTGGCCACCGATACGCCCACATTGATGGAAACCCTTACCCACACCCAAACAGGATCCCTCAGATCGTTGAAGAGTCAGTCCAAGGCTCGTACCGCTCTGCAGCAGGCCATCGAGTTGAGTTTGAGGACACCGGCTGCGGTGCGCAAGGCAGTTATGGATCGAGCCGAATCCTTGGATACTCTATCACCATGCGAGTCCATTTGCTCCGATGACCTGATGATGGACTTCGACATGAACAGCAGTGTCGACTCCATCGATCACATGGCCAGTTCTACGGGTCGCAGTCGCAGTGGTTCGGATCTTCACAAGATAGGTGGTGGTCAGGATGTGGATCCCATGCAGGCGGAGACCGAGGCGGAACTTCTATCTGAGTTGGAGCGCAGGGGCAGTGATGTGATGAAGGAGCTCAATACTTTGCTGCGAGGCAGGAGGCAGCGCGGTGGACCAAGGGAGAGGATTAG cGCCCAACTGCCTGCGCGCGCCACCAGATTGCTGAACCGCTCCCGTCTGCAGGACCAGCAACTCGCCGGCAACGATTCGGATAACAGCCTGAGATCCTCCCACAGCGGCGGAGCttcggcagcggcggcggcggccagaAAGAGAAGCACGGCCAACTCCAGGACCTCGTCGGGATCCACGGCCAGTCTGCCCCGTCAGCGtcacctgcagcagcagcatctgggCTTGGGTGGCGGAgcaggaggtggaggtggtgctggtggagcCACTGCATCCGGAACATCCACGCAGCGGTGCGGGGGAGAGCTGCACAGCTCGTCGGACGATCTAATGTTGTATGACAAGTCCTTCCGCAATGCCATGATCCAGGATGTGCTGCAGTTCAAGAAGCAGCTGCTTCGACTGCGGCGAATACTCCAGGAG ACGGAAACGCTCAATCCCTTCGAGAACGACAACGTTCAGCTGTTCGCCGCCTGCGGATTGGATAGCAAGCAGCTGAATGACATCGATCTGGCCAGTTTGACCTCGTCCACGACGGAGGATCCGCTCCAGGAGCTATCGGATCTACGTAGACAGGTGGTTTACCTTCAG GGTCAAGTGGACGATCGTGATCGCACCATTCGCCTGCAGCGAGATCTCATCGAGCAACTGGAGGCCGAGAAGAGGCAGAAGTCGGCGGCGAATGGAACTGCATCTGGCGGGGATCAGGGCAAGGAGCTCATCAGCATGGCCACCCAAACGGAGCGG ACACGACCACTTGCCATTGGTGCGGAGGGTTTGTCCAG AAGTAAGCCCGAATATACCAGTTATACCACGCACTTTCCGATGCTCCACTTGCACGATTCCACGCTGGCAGCCACCACGATAATCCGCCATCACCAGAGCAACCACAACCAgcatgagcagcagcagaagcagcagcagccggatAAATCCTGTCCAGCTATCAGCCAGACCCGCCGGCACACCATCATCTCCACCACGCTGACCAACTACAATCAGCAGCTGGCGGCCGCATTTCCCGATGCCCCACGACGCTCCTCCATCGGTTGGGATACCATTCCGACCATGCCCACGCCAACGGTCACGCCCACGAGCCATGGCAACGCCTCCAAGCCGGTGAGGATTACGCTAATCGGTGAGGCACTGCCGCTGCTTAAAAAGTCATCAACCGGATCGCTGTGCTCCTCATCAACGTCGTCCTCCTCATCAACATCCTCGTTGGCCCAAAATGCGAACGTGGTCAAGATGCGCTACCCCAATGGCTGTCAGAGTGTTAAGAGCGGATCGAGTGCCCATTATCAGCCGTtgtacaacagcaacaagatGACAAGCCCAACCGTAACTATAGTCTGA
- the LOC6533533 gene encoding uncharacterized protein LOC6533533 isoform X10, whose translation MDECDNPVVVVSLGKLTSQQLNEGVAEPSAENSDQQQEPHCDYKEPSIDDKEALLEQDLQQSSVEEDAANDAEVEAVIMGQAESKKQGSKSGRRHHNGNGNGNGNPTEAMEQNQTVHTKGTAMSFGFRKKLNGTPKKFKKLLEGGDKSATRTADTKDDNGNAAVPVHFEKVGAAAVQKAGTLATGAAGGRFGYRGAAPRPSSAGFTAPSEDSESESMANAQNNINNNNNNNNNGRGAENGPVLVSNLKRRSKSAHAGRSGDGEPKIAQPKTLTFNLNQNTTIEYQRRQFFGEIADETSGSGYGSGMGTGSKAMQPRYNYNNLASMHANVIVRPTPRPTPASYAKFTLQTVSLPRPEYPVAISLTATTPTTPSSSVQSPVPAHSTGARAKDISTSSRQHPLTSVHVQPQSRHLDQKSVKQLTNNSTRRGFSGSREISADSGIASMDMALDSSSGSSVGSKRSRSRPRNLKMVMSGRHTFEVRDADDPPSSESNSFVEPLALPKLPTDGSQSIPLPLLGLVRSNTVLSRETYERRQAETPGCQDQQDPDSEKPKTSGSDESESVDEEKLYLDSSTSEKSAKHQSQSSVASTWRHQAGESLAAHDCSSMSMSISSDTQAPENARDNDKEEDMSLGLDEISLIHTDMQFSTISSMTETPPKVGQESLLNLHLVDNREAGTSRPRSFNNALNESKFAELALASSSCLQLDDETSPTDSLVSSTEDSEEAGGKLQKHKLNEERQQKDIDDIDLDDISPVLELDLDPPGGRSPISPGTPTHASHSLSLGSDCGNLIDDEIADQPALLCNSEAHEVATDTPTLMETLTHTQTGSLRSLKSQSKARTALQQAIELSLRTPAAVRKAVMDRAESLDTLSPCESICSDDLMMDFDMNSSVDSIDHMASSTGRSRSGSDLHKIGGGQDVDPMQAETEAELLSELERRGSDVMKELNTLLRGRRQRGGPRERISAQLPARATRLLNRSRLQDQQLAGNDSDNSLRSSHSGGASAAAAAARKRSTANSRTSSGSTASLPRQRHLQQQHLGLGGGAGGGGGAGGATASGTSTQRCGGELHSSSDDLMLYDKSFRNAMIQDVLQFKKQLLRLRRILQETETLNPFENDNVQLFAACGLDSKQLNDIDLASLTSSTTEDPLQELSDLRRQGQVDDRDRTIRLQRDLIEQLEAEKRQKSAANGTASGGDQGKELISMATQTERTRPLAIGAEGLSRSKPEYTSYTTHFPMLHLHDSTLAATTIIRHHQSNHNQHEQQQKQQQPDKSCPAISQTRRHTIISTTLTNYNQQLAAAFPDAPRRSSIGWDTIPTMPTPTVTPTSHGNASKPVRITLIGEALPLLKKSSTGSLCSSSTSSSSSTSSLAQNANVVKMRYPNGCQSVKSGSSAHYQPLYNSNKMTSPTVTIV comes from the exons ATGGATGAATGCGACAATCCCGTCGTCGTCGTATCACTAGGAAAACTCACATCACAGCAGCTCAACGAGGGAGTCGCCGAGCCGAGCGCGGAAAATTCGGATCAGCAGCAGGAGCCACATTGTGACTACAAAGAGCCGAGCATCGATGATAAGGAAGCGCTCCTAGAGCAGGACCTTCAGCAATCATCAGTCGAGGAGGACGCAGCCAACGACGCGGAAGTCGAGGCAGTTATCATG GGACAGGCGGAGAGCAAGAAGCAGGGCAGCAAGTCGGGTCGCCGCCACCACAATGGCAACGGAAATGGTAATGGCAATCCCACGGAGGCGATGGAACAGAATCAGACGGTGCACACCAAAGGCACCGCCATGTCCTTTGGTTTCCGCAAGAAGCTCAATGGGACGCCCAAGAAGTTCAAGAAACTCCTGGAAGGCGGCGACAAAAGCGCAACTCGCACCGCCGACACAAAGGATGACAACGGAAATGCAG CTGTGCCCGTTCACTTTGAGAAAGTAGGCGCCGCCGCTGTCCAGAAAGCTGGCACTTTGGCGACAGGTGCGGCCGGCGGACGTTTCGGTTATCGTGGGGCGGCGCCACGCCCCTCTTCTGCGGGCTTCACTGCGCCCAGTGAGGAttccgaatcggaatcgatGGCCAATGCACagaacaacatcaacaacaacaacaataataataataatggacGTGGAGCGGAAAATGGTCCGGTGCTGGTGAGCAATT TGAAACGCCGCTCCAAGAGCGCACATGCCGGACGATCCGGCGATGGGGAGCCCAAAATAGCCCAGCCCAAGACGCTGACGTTCAACCTGAATCAGAACACCACCATCGAGTACCAGCGGCGTCAGTTCTTTGGCGAGATCGCGGATGAAACGTCGGGTTCCGGATACGGATCGGGTATGGGAACGGGATCGAAAGCCATGCAGCCGAGATATAACTACAACAACCTGGCCAGCATGCATGCCAATGTCAT AGTTCGCCCCACACCGCGACCCACTCCAGCCAGCTACGCCAAGTTCACCCTGCAGACAGTGAGCCTGCCCAGGCCGGAGTACCCGGTGGCCATCAGCTTGACAGCCACCACACCAACCACGCCCAGCAGCAGTGTGCAGTCACCCGTGCCCGCCCATTCGACAGGTGCCAGGGCCAAGGACATATCCACCAGTTCCAGGCAACATCCCCTGACCTCGGTGCATGTCCAACCGCAGTCGCGTCATCTTGACCAGAAGAGCGTGAAGCAGCTGACGAATAACTCAACGCGACGCGGATTCTCCGGCAGCAGGGAGATTAGCGCAGACTCGGGAATAGCCAGCATGGACATGGCATTGGACAGCAGTTCGGGCAGCTCGGTGGGTTCCAAGAGAAGTCGAAGCAGGCCCAGGAACCTCAAGATGGTGATGAGTGGACGGCACACGTTCGAGGTGCGCGATGCCGATGATCCGCCTTCCAGTGAGTCTAACTCCTTTGTGGAACCGCTGGCACTACCCAAGTTACCCACTGATGGCAGTCAGAGTATTCCATTGCCATTACTGGGCTTGGTGCGATCCAATACGGTGTTGAGTCGGGAGACTTACGAGCGACGTCAGGCGGAGACTCCGGGTTGCCAGGATCAGCAGGATCCGGATTCGGAAAAACCCAAGACAAGCGGCTCCGATGAGAGCGAGAGTGTGGATGAAGAGAAGCTCTACTTGGATTCGTCCACCTCCGAAAAGAGTGCCAAACATCAGAGCCAATCCTCAGTGGCCTCCACTTGGCGTCACCAGGCGGGTGAATCTCTGGCCGCCCACGATTGCAGCAGCATGAGCATGAGCATCAGTAGTGACACCCAGGCTCCGGAAAATGCGCGTGATAATGACAAGGAGGAGGACATGTCCTTGGGTCTGGATGAGATCAGTCTGATCCACACTGACATGCAGTTCAGCACAATCT CTTCAATGACGGAAACTCCGCCCAAAGTGGGCCAGGAGTCCCTGCTCAATCTCCACTTGGTGGACAATCGGGAGGCAGGCACCTCGCGTCCCCGCTCCTTCAACAATGCTCTCAACGAATCCAAGTTTGCCGAACTGGCTTTGGCCAGTAGCAGTTGCCTCCAGTTGGATGATGAGACTTCGCCCACGGATAGTTTGGTCAGCAGCACCGAGGATTCCGAGGAGGCGGGTGGCAAGTTGCAGAAGCACAAGCTCAATGAGGAGCGTCAGCAGAAGGACATCGATGACATCGACTTGGATGATATTTCGCCGGTTCTCGAACTGGATCTGGATCCGCCAGGTGGGCGAAGTCCCATTTCACCCGGCACACCCACTCATGCATCCCACTCCCTTTCTCTGGGTTCGGATTGCGGAAATCTCATAGACGATGAGATCGCTGATCAGCCGGCGCTGCTGTGCAACAGCGAAGCCCACGAGGTGGCCACCGATACGCCCACATTGATGGAAACCCTTACCCACACCCAAACAGGATCCCTCAGATCGTTGAAGAGTCAGTCCAAGGCTCGTACCGCTCTGCAGCAGGCCATCGAGTTGAGTTTGAGGACACCGGCTGCGGTGCGCAAGGCAGTTATGGATCGAGCCGAATCCTTGGATACTCTATCACCATGCGAGTCCATTTGCTCCGATGACCTGATGATGGACTTCGACATGAACAGCAGTGTCGACTCCATCGATCACATGGCCAGTTCTACGGGTCGCAGTCGCAGTGGTTCGGATCTTCACAAGATAGGTGGTGGTCAGGATGTGGATCCCATGCAGGCGGAGACCGAGGCGGAACTTCTATCTGAGTTGGAGCGCAGGGGCAGTGATGTGATGAAGGAGCTCAATACTTTGCTGCGAGGCAGGAGGCAGCGCGGTGGACCAAGGGAGAGGATTAG cGCCCAACTGCCTGCGCGCGCCACCAGATTGCTGAACCGCTCCCGTCTGCAGGACCAGCAACTCGCCGGCAACGATTCGGATAACAGCCTGAGATCCTCCCACAGCGGCGGAGCttcggcagcggcggcggcggccagaAAGAGAAGCACGGCCAACTCCAGGACCTCGTCGGGATCCACGGCCAGTCTGCCCCGTCAGCGtcacctgcagcagcagcatctgggCTTGGGTGGCGGAgcaggaggtggaggtggtgctggtggagcCACTGCATCCGGAACATCCACGCAGCGGTGCGGGGGAGAGCTGCACAGCTCGTCGGACGATCTAATGTTGTATGACAAGTCCTTCCGCAATGCCATGATCCAGGATGTGCTGCAGTTCAAGAAGCAGCTGCTTCGACTGCGGCGAATACTCCAGGAG ACGGAAACGCTCAATCCCTTCGAGAACGACAACGTTCAGCTGTTCGCCGCCTGCGGATTGGATAGCAAGCAGCTGAATGACATCGATCTGGCCAGTTTGACCTCGTCCACGACGGAGGATCCGCTCCAGGAGCTATCGGATCTACGTAGACAG GGTCAAGTGGACGATCGTGATCGCACCATTCGCCTGCAGCGAGATCTCATCGAGCAACTGGAGGCCGAGAAGAGGCAGAAGTCGGCGGCGAATGGAACTGCATCTGGCGGGGATCAGGGCAAGGAGCTCATCAGCATGGCCACCCAAACGGAGCGG ACACGACCACTTGCCATTGGTGCGGAGGGTTTGTCCAG AAGTAAGCCCGAATATACCAGTTATACCACGCACTTTCCGATGCTCCACTTGCACGATTCCACGCTGGCAGCCACCACGATAATCCGCCATCACCAGAGCAACCACAACCAgcatgagcagcagcagaagcagcagcagccggatAAATCCTGTCCAGCTATCAGCCAGACCCGCCGGCACACCATCATCTCCACCACGCTGACCAACTACAATCAGCAGCTGGCGGCCGCATTTCCCGATGCCCCACGACGCTCCTCCATCGGTTGGGATACCATTCCGACCATGCCCACGCCAACGGTCACGCCCACGAGCCATGGCAACGCCTCCAAGCCGGTGAGGATTACGCTAATCGGTGAGGCACTGCCGCTGCTTAAAAAGTCATCAACCGGATCGCTGTGCTCCTCATCAACGTCGTCCTCCTCATCAACATCCTCGTTGGCCCAAAATGCGAACGTGGTCAAGATGCGCTACCCCAATGGCTGTCAGAGTGTTAAGAGCGGATCGAGTGCCCATTATCAGCCGTtgtacaacagcaacaagatGACAAGCCCAACCGTAACTATAGTCTGA
- the LOC6533533 gene encoding uncharacterized protein LOC6533533 isoform X9 gives MSRLCHSRRATTWGNRIAGRSPKIFDLSAWRMSEADKSSPSGVRRVRTDLKTSENRFLGSQQRTSSPMAIKQRHLHYHYATFMASSAPQAHETYHSAQLPARATRLLNRSRLQDQQLAGNDSDNSLRSSHSGGASAAAAAARKRSTANSRTSSGSTASLPRQRHLQQQHLGLGGGAGGGGGAGGATASGTSTQRCGGELHSSSDDLMLYDKSFRNAMIQDVLQFKKQLLRLRRILQETETLNPFENDNVQLFAACGLDSKQLNDIDLASLTSSTTEDPLQELSDLRRQVVYLQGQVDDRDRTIRLQRDLIEQLEAEKRQKSAANGTASGGDQGKELISMATQTERTRPLAIGAEGLSRSKPEYTSYTTHFPMLHLHDSTLAATTIIRHHQSNHNQHEQQQKQQQPDKSCPAISQTRRHTIISTTLTNYNQQLAAAFPDAPRRSSIGWDTIPTMPTPTVTPTSHGNASKPVRITLIGEALPLLKKSSTGSLCSSSTSSSSSTSSLAQNANVVKMRYPNGCQSVKSGSSAHYQPLYNSNKMTSPTVTIV, from the exons ATGTCGCGATTGTGTCATTCCCGCAGAGCAACAACATGGGGCAATAGAATCGCAGGCAGGAGTCCAAAGATATTCGATTTGTCAGCTTGGAGGATGTCGGAGGCGGACAAGTCCTCGCCCAGTGGAGTGCGAAGAGTGCGCACGGATCTGAAGACGTCGGAGAACCGATTCCTGGGCAGCCAGCAGCGGACCAGCTCACCCATGGCCATCAAGCAGCGACACCTCCACTACCACTATGCCACCTTCATGGCCAGCAGTGCGCCGCAGGCCCACGAAACATATCACAG cGCCCAACTGCCTGCGCGCGCCACCAGATTGCTGAACCGCTCCCGTCTGCAGGACCAGCAACTCGCCGGCAACGATTCGGATAACAGCCTGAGATCCTCCCACAGCGGCGGAGCttcggcagcggcggcggcggccagaAAGAGAAGCACGGCCAACTCCAGGACCTCGTCGGGATCCACGGCCAGTCTGCCCCGTCAGCGtcacctgcagcagcagcatctgggCTTGGGTGGCGGAgcaggaggtggaggtggtgctggtggagcCACTGCATCCGGAACATCCACGCAGCGGTGCGGGGGAGAGCTGCACAGCTCGTCGGACGATCTAATGTTGTATGACAAGTCCTTCCGCAATGCCATGATCCAGGATGTGCTGCAGTTCAAGAAGCAGCTGCTTCGACTGCGGCGAATACTCCAGGAG ACGGAAACGCTCAATCCCTTCGAGAACGACAACGTTCAGCTGTTCGCCGCCTGCGGATTGGATAGCAAGCAGCTGAATGACATCGATCTGGCCAGTTTGACCTCGTCCACGACGGAGGATCCGCTCCAGGAGCTATCGGATCTACGTAGACAGGTGGTTTACCTTCAG GGTCAAGTGGACGATCGTGATCGCACCATTCGCCTGCAGCGAGATCTCATCGAGCAACTGGAGGCCGAGAAGAGGCAGAAGTCGGCGGCGAATGGAACTGCATCTGGCGGGGATCAGGGCAAGGAGCTCATCAGCATGGCCACCCAAACGGAGCGG ACACGACCACTTGCCATTGGTGCGGAGGGTTTGTCCAG AAGTAAGCCCGAATATACCAGTTATACCACGCACTTTCCGATGCTCCACTTGCACGATTCCACGCTGGCAGCCACCACGATAATCCGCCATCACCAGAGCAACCACAACCAgcatgagcagcagcagaagcagcagcagccggatAAATCCTGTCCAGCTATCAGCCAGACCCGCCGGCACACCATCATCTCCACCACGCTGACCAACTACAATCAGCAGCTGGCGGCCGCATTTCCCGATGCCCCACGACGCTCCTCCATCGGTTGGGATACCATTCCGACCATGCCCACGCCAACGGTCACGCCCACGAGCCATGGCAACGCCTCCAAGCCGGTGAGGATTACGCTAATCGGTGAGGCACTGCCGCTGCTTAAAAAGTCATCAACCGGATCGCTGTGCTCCTCATCAACGTCGTCCTCCTCATCAACATCCTCGTTGGCCCAAAATGCGAACGTGGTCAAGATGCGCTACCCCAATGGCTGTCAGAGTGTTAAGAGCGGATCGAGTGCCCATTATCAGCCGTtgtacaacagcaacaagatGACAAGCCCAACCGTAACTATAGTCTGA